ataggcgcagatcggcaacttgttgacaatgattcagatattacctgatgagtcacaaggaaatgtcttcacagacattagaagggaactttgatctttatgctaaattcgttggatcattgtttaccttcccagaattcaaatctggaaccctaaaagggaaactagcaacttgtagattatgactcagattcatctgacgagtttaacaaggatggggatttacgaactcccattgcaccgcctgtgacctccttaaggatggctaaggtgattttccttgcaggtacagctgaatgttggagctatgagaggagtgatacacttgtgagaatgagtgtactaaaacagaatcacacactcacagtgaggaagaaagagaaactacttgttatttcttttccaaccaagtgaaatatgagaactccttcaaacgacggcatacattccttctttaagagggagataaaagcttaaataatagtttggaggattcctcaactaagggggagaaatagcatggaggaagaaaaagatgaagcatatgtacactacaccacaccattgttgtttgtaactacggatcctattgtacgggagaggtggtaaacaaaaggtgattttctagtaagggaagaagctgttaggggagtaccattggtttttatctgcggatcctattgtacgggagaggtggtaaacgaaggtgatcttctttaattagttgattctcatagggggagaagcaagagagatatgtgcttctcaacaggaaatgtggttgtacaaaagaagatgaaactacttgaagatatgttcagtctagaggaacatctatttggaatctggaaaatgttaaatgttatccacaacttttctgctatttactttgcatttctgtttatatctttttcttatttgttagttgagttatcctctaggtatttgtgtgttattgtctaacaaacaaatagggggagattgtaaggcatatgtcatagcctatttgtatattcgaggatttaactcaactcaaataaaaatgtaataagtaaatagtgaatctaccgtcaaagagatctcacaaagtaatatctgtcaaaggattcagaaacaaggttcatctacagacttgaggaattaattcactggaagaagttcaagaaattgatcaagcctcagtgatataaatcaaggttgtggatttaatcaagtgacagagatctcgtcagggtatcagataattacaaggatttaatctgaagaaaatcaagtatcaaagtcaagacatgaagaaacgtcacggaagttagtcactcatgaaccagacagtacatcgagtgtcaacattgaagtggtggaattgattcataattgactgtgattatcagaagatttttagaagaatggttgctgctcaagattagtattaattctctattaattaattaagtcatataatttaattaagaaaataaattatatctgcaaagattaatttattgattaattgaattaattgattaattaattctgaattaatattaaggattttcagaagtttaattggattaaaaacagtcttaaatcagcaagacaattgaaaatgaactagcatgacaatctggattgtcataccaattgtcatgccaagtcatttcaatagtcataccgaaagttctactgggaaggagattgtcttgctagttcaactgattgtcataccgaaagtcattgtagttcaatcagattgtcttgctagtacaatcaatagtcctaccgattgtcttgctgagctcaggattgtcttgctagttcaatgagagtctgttgattgatttaaaaagaaaagaagaagcagaagactAATATTCACacagaacacaagtcaaaaacaagaacacagtagaaaagaaaaagaagacaatatttcatccttcatctgcatacttcaagatcataatttctagtttgtaaagttaaatccaatcaactagaaatcattctcttgttcttgtgtaactatctagcggatcaaaatccctagaacttagtctcaaattgcgtttagcatttgaatctttttgttacaaaaatagaaaaagttcatgtcgaatttattctagatttgtgataattaatttgagattaattccttgtaatcgatacagttgttgtaacacctttcaagtttaataatattcttatttaacttgaattttgtttcacatttttattccgcatttaattcgattattcggtactgtttgtattcaaccccccttctacaaacacattgggacctaacaacaagtatgagcggaagaaatactcagcaagatcattgtaatatatatatggttgttttgatataaaaccaacatctgcattagagcggaacattttaaaatcataattgctgaaacagaaattTAAGTTGAGGAACCCCGGAATTGATTCCTTCTCTGTattcaaaatccttttgatattttcgagcgaaatgattcagcaatactttgaatctcgacaaggataaaactcgtaaaatcgtgtttacgaatatatcataaacaacaataacaagaagcaatgattatggattgaatcataaactttattcaaaatcgaactcttgacattaatacttattttgttgtcatatcaaattagatatcaatacgaactttgatgctcacaacattccatactaaagtcaatatcaatcatatgtactaataccacctttgatatttaacaacaaactaaatacccacatcaagcagaaactgaatcgAAACTACATTTCACCTTTTATTTAAAAccaaaacacttgataaatcatttattctatgattattaaaagtaatataataatttagattggaattcTTGAACAACGGTGTGTTGccaccggtgatcagccgtggagcaacaccggtatgccaaaacatatccaactaaacaaatggggcacccaaggcacatatcggcctaaaggtattatatcctgtataatacctaaatctccaTTGGACCGCACCCATGGCCTCTTACGCAATTTATGAtaatccaatcttaaaacattttattgagagcggtcataatactcgacacccttataaattttattcgcccatttacttgggctgaaacccaaaacaacgtcatctttctcaaaattcaaaacatttataaattcgATAGTTAGATAAGTAAAatacttgactattctgaacatagaatagcagataaGTACTTGCATAAATGGAATCATATATTTCAgcaatatgtaaaacatttatctactcagaactgagaatagggaaagcaatacttgcataagaagagttaaaataaatatcacttgaacaataagtgatgatagggatacttgcctttggtttttagcagttagtcacacttgtaatgacacatctattctgacattctatctcaaaacatcaccgtctttcttttcaacactttaccgatatgctgctcctacgattgctagaagccagttattcaataccattccatttcattctttgcccaacatcttgtcctgatcaactcgaatgatccgcatctataattaaaagatacaactttaatcatctaaacgataattactcgacgatCTGCGCGTCAAAATCATATCGTCTACCTATACGATAACCCACACATAAAAATAACAGTccaacacaagactcttgactcacGTACGCACGTAATTTACATAGCACGTAATTACATAATCCACGTATTAcgtaattcatatcacatatgactcagttcatcaaaaggttcgactcgatacgtttaaaactgaaatcaggtcaaaataCGTCTTTTAGATAAATAAGCGACTCAGAATTGACTTACAAAATAAGCGACCTTCGAAACAAAAGAAtatgggtctcgaaagtatttttattgaaagcggcatatttttctgagtctacaCGTGTTCGTTTCGTATGTAACGCACGAAcagtttatttattacgaataaaataagaataaaaaattaataataatattaattgatttttaaatacccaaatataatttttaaaagctcaaaataatttttaaaaattatttgaattaattataaataattataatttatttaactagttataaataaaattaattgattaaatgaattaaccaattaaataaattcataaataattacttaaaataaattataaataattaaatcaaatttttatttttgaaaataataaaaaaaaattggaatttaaaataatttcgttaattaaaataattaactaaataattttgggaattaaaagaaatgattttgaaaataaaatagaattttgaataattttaaaaatagaaaACCCAAAAACAGAATTCTGGAAACTGGATTGGGTTAAATGGGATTAAAACCGGGTTTTACTAAAGGAAAACGGGTCGGGTTCTTGGGTAATTGGGTCgccaagaacaccaagaacttGCCGGAAAATCTGCAGATTCCGGCTTGTTCTCGGTGGTTCCGGCGAACCCCGATTAACCCTTAACACATCCCCTTCCAACTGATTTTCGACATCAACACAATCAGTACCCTTCCAGCTGCCCAGAACACACCACAATCCTCTCCACCGCAGTCGGGAACGCAGTTTCCGATCGGAAACGCCATTAACGCCGGCGAGGACCAACAATTTCCGGCGAACACACATTTGGATCGATTCTTAATGAAAATTAATGTTCTATATACGAAATTAAAGCTCGTAACACGTACTATCTATCCATATCATCAAACAAAATCACAAATTTACAAATAACTCTAAAAATCGATTCAAAAGTTATATAAAAACCAAAACTCGGTTAGATCATTACGGGACTAAAACAAATCAAACAAACACATGAATCGATTCTCCTGATCATATTAAAGCTATTTGTAACTTCAAAATCAATCAAAGATTAACAGAAAATCAAAAACGAATTCGAGTCAAGAACACCAAAATCGATTTTACAATATACttcacctcagattctgaaattGGTATCAATAGAAAGCTCTCGTCAAGAGGATGATTTTGATTACTAGAACACTTGATTTGATTTCCTGGTTAGCCCAAAATCATTGATCAaaggtttgagaaagaatttcacccccaagaacaagttcttgattttctgaattttctgaaatttatatatatatataaaatgaataaaataaataaatctgccgatatttatattaactgaaaaataaatacccaaaaatcaaataagggtgtttttatcttttaataaaaataattaagccccaaaataataattagggggaataattttaaaaataataaaatataaaatttgtatcaaaattccccaaaaattacgaataattcaaaaatacaaaaatgaTGGGTGTTTGAAAtacggataattttataaaaataaaaaacatgaattttgtgggttttgacgtcccagtagggtcccggtccgtttatttttgaaaaacaggagCGGTTCCTAAATTAATAGAAAACCCTGAAAACACTTAGTTTACTGATATCGATAAAACAATCAGCTTTTAAAATAAGCATTTTGAAAATAATACCTTGAAgtaaatattttctaaaaaccaaCAGAGCATATTGAGTCATTTAACTACACGAACTcatcaaacaggaataaaatatctatcattttattccttctaaatcataaaagcacacacatatatatatatatatatatatatattcaaataaaattataataattctaaaaatacgggatattacactcatatacacacacagtcACCTCACATTCCTTtatatcttcatcttccccaaaaacGAGTttttattctcacaccggaggcgctgCGAGACCCAAACCCCTCTTTCGGTATTGTTTTGTAGGAGCCCCACGACAGCTACACCTccacagcggcgaaggatccagcACGGCGTCGGAGGAGCGaccccgccaccaggagttatcagtAAGGGCATTAATGTAATTTTCAGCTTTCCCAATAAATTATTGCGGAAGGTTGTAAGGGTAAAAAGGTAATTTCTGACTTTCGCAATGAATCAATGAAGAAGGATTTAATCCTATCCATTCCTTTTTGAATTTAACGGCTCTAATAGGTTGGCTCGTAAGGCTCTTCCAACTAATTATGGTAGGGGAAGGGGCACCCTTAAATAAATTAATTACTTTATATTGTACCGAGTTAAGGCCGTCAAATAATTCATGTTCGGACCCTTTGTTAGTCAACGCATTTATTATTCCAAATTAAAACTAATGTTGTCAATATAATTCAAAGTCACCAAAATAATTTTGACTAGTagaattaaaaaaatgaaaatatttgTTTGGTAAATTTGATAGGCAAGTAAAAAGTCACATGTGAGTACCACTATTTAAACTCAATTATTGTAAAACTGAGCAACAGAACTAGGCCAAACAAAGAGATGTTGAATGACTACCTACAACCTACTTTGTATAAAGAGATGTTGTATATTTTCACATATATGTAAACAAGTTGTTAGCATTCCTTTGCATTATGATTACTCCTTCCATCAAACCAAAATCACAGGCTGCAGTCGATGATTATAACACAAAATCTACTATTACAGCACGTACCCAAAAGCATATAACTTGAAATTAACTATAAACAAATTACATATGAACAATAAATTACATATGAATAATAATAGCAACACCTAAAACTACTTAATTATCTCTTGTAAACCAAAAAAATGTTTAACTATTGAAACTGGCCTGCAGCTGGCCCTCACGGTCACGGGTTCATATCTTCTTCAATAAAGACATTGCCATAAAATTCGATCTTTTTGTAATAAAGGAGAAAGCCTGGAACTAGAAGAAGAAATGAACTAATTGGTAAAACAAAATAATGGCACCTTCTTCTGTCTTCCATCTCACCATCTTCTCCACTTTAGTTCTTACAGCAATCCTCATCTCATTCTCGGCCACGGAAGCTAGTGGCGGCGATAGCTGGATGCCTATGAAGCCAGGTTGCACAGGGTCTATAGGGGAGTGCATGGAAGGCAATGAATTCGACATGGATTCAGAGAGCAACAGGCGTGTACTAGCAGCTACCAAGTTTTTAACTTATGAAATGTTGCAGAACAACAATCCTCCTTGCTCTCATAGGGGTGCTTCATACCAAAATTGTCAACAACGTGCTGAAGCTAATCTCTATAACCGTGGCTGCAGTGCTTTCAGAGGCTGTCGGAGTTAATTTTTCCCACTTTGCTAATTACATTTACATGTTATATGAATATAATTTAAGAATAAATTGCAGACATGCATCCTTATTACTAGCAGACTGTTATCGTCTATTGTGTTCAGTTATAAGGATATGGATTTGAAACGATAGACTCGGACATCATCTGAAACCTGGCCTGCTGCAGTACAGTATGTTACTTGGTAAAAGCCCTACCACTAAAAAAACACAAAATCTGCAAACCAAGCTTTTGGAAGAAAGAGATAGCAATACTACTCAGCATTTGTTGAAGAAGATTATGTACCTGGAAACAAGCGAGGATGTGACATAATCATCAGGCCATTGTTTTGTTGAAAAAACTTAAAGaaaaaagacacctacatttttttTGCAGAGGACTTGTACTGCTATatttcttatttttcttttcttcttctaaaactcaaggtaaactagtcattatataggctttacaaacatattaaaactaactattaccaaaactaaccactactaattaatgggtaaattacatgtccataatttactccataactccactacggcactactaaacaattctaaaataatatttttttctaataattaatctattgctaaatatctaataattaaataaacaaataattaataactaaatttaagatttaagattattccaacattcaccccataatcttaaatttacgaaGCACTTTCTTTTCGCCTTCTCACcaccatcaattttgatgcactatctcatcaaaaacactttggagcactttctctcaaaaaacactttggagcactttctctccaaaaACACTTTGGATCTTCCCACAACTCTAAAGGAGTGGTTCTCCCTCGATCAATTGTGCTAACCTTTCTTCATCATTCTGAAATCTACAATTCTTTGACAGATGCCCATATTTTTTGCATTTGTAGATGCCATGGAAAATATtaaggataatatatatatatgtatatgtgtattttTATAAGAGTTTTATAAGTCCTGGATCATATGGCTCTGATGCCATGTTGGAAAAAAAACTTCAGAaaaaaagacacctacatttttttTGCAGAGGACTTGTACAGCTATatttcttatttttcttttcttcttctaaaactcaaggtaaactagccattatataggctttacaaacatattaaaactaactattatcaaaactaaccactactaattaatgggtaaattaatgtccataatttactccataactccactaccccagtactaaacaattctaaaataatatttttctctaataattaatctattgctaaatatctaataattaaataaacaaataattaataactaaatttaagattattccaacatgTTTAACTTACTCTTTGTTTACATTTGACTGATACAACAAGGAGATGTTGAATGACTACCTACTATTTTGTGTTTTTGGCTTTGCTAGAATTTGAGGCTGCGCTtaccttttttctttttttaatttttctgCTAATCTGTAATGACAATGATATAAACATATTAATTAAGTACACAATAACAAATATTTGGACAACTGCTTTGAGGTTGTTGCCTACATTCTGAACCAGTCCAAATGCTGAATGTCAACTCTATCTTTACTACCTAATTGTCAAACTAAAAATAAATCCCGGTGTGCTTTGTGTTGCTCTGCAATATTGCGGTTTGAATTTTTGATAAAATACTTGCATCAGAAATGAAAATGGAGGTTAAGGGAATGGGAAAAAATGAGAATGTGCATACTTTGCATTACAAGGAGATAGGAAACATGACGATGAGATTCACATTCTTATCAACCAAATTGCTCATTCAAATACGAGCATGTAATAAAATTTACAATTTATCTAACCTCGCTCATTTCACCGTGAAGCAGAAGCGGCCAATATAATGCTTGATCAAGGAAATAGATAAGCAAAGCGTGTTCATTGTCAAAGGAAGAGTGCTCTAGCACCTAATATACTGTGAAATCATTAGATAATATATATACTTAAGAAActttgaatttgaatgtttggaCATAGAATCGAGTCCTTGTGAATGGGCAGAAGGAAGTTGACACTTGATGATGATGGCACCGATAATTTACACTTAATTAGATATTGTGATTTATAACTACGACACAAAATTAAGCTTTGGAAAGCAAAGGGTATCTTAATTATGTTAAATCCTGTACTCCAATCGATGATTATAACAGAAAATCTACTACTGCACATA
This sequence is a window from Apium graveolens cultivar Ventura chromosome 9, ASM990537v1, whole genome shotgun sequence. Protein-coding genes within it:
- the LOC141686244 gene encoding rapid alkalinization factor-like — protein: MAPSSVFHLTIFSTLVLTAILISFSATEASGGDSWMPMKPGCTGSIGECMEGNEFDMDSESNRRVLAATKFLTYEMLQNNNPPCSHRGASYQNCQQRAEANLYNRGCSAFRGCRS